One genomic region from Prunus persica cultivar Lovell chromosome G3, Prunus_persica_NCBIv2, whole genome shotgun sequence encodes:
- the LOC18782008 gene encoding UTP--glucose-1-phosphate uridylyltransferase codes for MAAVATANVDKLKSEVAALSQISDNEKNGFINLVSRYVSGGEAEHVEWSKIQTPTDEVVVPYDGLAPTPDDPAEIKTLLDKLVVLKLNGGLGTTMGCTGPKSVIEVRNGLTFLDLIVIQIETLNNKYGSSVPLLLMNSFNTHDDTQKIVEKYTKSNVQIHTFNQSQYPRLVVEDFSPLPSKGQTGKDGWYPPGHGDVFPSLKNSGKLDLLLSQGKEYVFVANSDNLGAVVDLKILNHLIHKKNEYCMEVTPKTLADVKGGTLISYEGRVQLLEIAQVPDAHVNEFKSIEKFKIFNTNNLWVNLNAIKRLVEADALKMEIIPNPKEVDGVKVLQLETAAGAAIRFFNHAIGINVPRSRFLPVKATSDLLLVQSDLYTLEDGFVIRNKARTNPANPTIELGPEFKKVGNFLSRFKSIPSILELDSLKVSGDVWFGAGVVLKGKVTITAKSGVKLEIPDNAVLENKDINGPEDL; via the exons ATGGCTGCTGTAGCTACCGCTAACGTCGACAAGCTCAAATCTGAAGTCGCTGCTCTGAGCCAAATCAG CGACAATGAGAAAAACGGATTCATCAACCTCGTCTCTCGTTATGTCAG TGGAGGAGAAGCAGAACATGTGGAGTGGAGTAAGATCCAGACTCCTACTGATGAAGTAGTGGTCCCTTATGATGGCTTGGCACCTACTCCTGACG ATCCTGCGGAGATCAAGACGCTTTTGGACAAACTTGTGGTGCTAAAGCTTAATGGAGGTTTGGGAACAACAATGGGTTGCACTGGCCCCAA GTCTGTCATTGAAGTTCGAAATGGGTTGACATTTCTGGACTTAATTGTCATCCAGATTGAG ACTCTCAATAACAAATATGGGAGCAGTGTTCCCCTGCTTTTGATGAACTCATTCAACACTCATGATGATACACAGAAG ATTGTAGAAAAGTACACCAAGTCAAATGTTCAGATTCATACTTTTAACCAG AGTCAGTATCCTCGTCTGGTTGTTGAAGATTTTTCGCCACTTCCATCCAAAGGACAGACTGGCAAGGATGGAtg GTATCCTCCTGGCCATGGTGATGTGTTCCCATCCCTAAAGAATAGCGGCAAACTTGATCTGTTATTGTCACAG GGTAAGGAATACGTGTTTGTTGCTAACTCGGACAACTTGGGTGCTGTTGTTGATTTGA AAATTCTAAATCATTTGATCCACAAAAAGAACGAATACTGCATGGAG GTTACACCAAAAACATTGGCAGATGTGAAGGGTGGCACTCTGATCTCTTATGAGGGAAGGGTTCAG CTCCTGGAAATTGCTCAAGTCCCTGATGCACAT GTCAATGAATTCAAGTCCATAgagaagttcaaaattttcaacacaAATAATTT GTGGGTGAACTTGAATGCAATTAAAAGGCTCGTGGAAGCTGATGCACTTAAGATGGAAATTATCCCAAACCCGAAG GAAGTGGATGGAGTCAAAGTTCTTCAGCTAGAAACTGCGGCTGGTGCAGCAATCAGG TTCTTTAATCATGCTATTGGTATCAATGTACCTCGATCTCGATTTCTTCCAGTGAAGGCAACTTCTGATTTGCTTCTTGTCCAG TCTGACCTTTATACCTTAGAAGATGGCTTTGTTATCCGGAACAAAGCTAGAACAAATCCTGCAAATCCAACTATTGAACTGGGGCCTGAATTTAAGAAG GTTGGCAATTTCTTGAGTCGATTCAAGTCAATTCCCAGCATCCTTGAGCTCGATAGCCTTAAGGTGTCTGGTGATGTGTGGTTTGGTGCTGGCGTTGTTCTCAAG gGGAAAGTAACTATCACAGCAAAATCTGGGGTGAAGTTGGAAATTCCTGATAATGCTGTGCTTGAGAACAAG GATATCAATGGCCCTGAGGACCTCTAA
- the LOC18783862 gene encoding transcription elongation factor SPT4 homolog 1, producing MRNAQPAQIPTSFGHELRACLRCRLVKTYDQFRESGCENCPFFNLHDDNERISDCTTPNFNGIISMMDPTRSWAGRWLRIGKFVPGVYTLAVSEALSEDLQNLCEDERVQYVPPKRA from the exons ATGAGAAACGCACAACCTGCCCAGATTCCGACCAGCTTCGGCCACGAGCTTAGAGCTTGCCTTCGTTGCCGCCTCGTCAAGACGTACGATCAG TTCAGGGAATCGGGATGTGAGAACTGCCCTTTCTTCAATCTGCACGATGATAACGAGCGCATCTCCGATTGCACCACCCCTAATTTTAACGG GATAATTTCAATGATGGATCCAACTAGGAGTTGGGCTGGACGGTGGCTCCGAATTg GAAAATTTGTCCCTGGCGTCTACACTCTTGCTGTTTCAGAGGCTCTATCAGAGGATTTGCAG AATTTATGCGAAGATGAGCGGGTGCAATATGTACCACCAAAGCGTGCATGA
- the LOC18781879 gene encoding homeobox-leucine zipper protein ROC8, whose product MELPKGNAGVSGDEQEPSSSRRGNKKYHRHTSEQIQRLEELFKECAHPDDNQRQQLSRELGLEPRQIKFWFQNKRTQTKAQNERADNTVLRVNNERIQCENFAFREALKNVICPTCGGPPFGEEERQLCLQKLQLENAQLREEHDKVASLLSKYIGKPISHIDSLASAAGSSFDFSSGSSMNQGMGSPPLSLNPTNPAVANNAALAYQLKEIPEMEKTHMADTAASAIEELLKSFEINEPLWIKSPGDGRYLLNRDSYDKIFPRPNHFKSSSARVESSKDSGVVSISAEHLVDIFLDSSKWEDLFPTIITNAKTIQVLESGMVGNQSGRLQLMYEQMHILSPLVLSRDFYFLRHCQQIEIGTWVIVDVSYDFPKETSACQTRSWRLPSGCMIKDMHNGCSKVTWIEHVEVDDKTQTHRLYRDLICSNVAYGAERWIVTLQRMCERFDYSMDEVAPGCEFGGVITTPQGRRSTMKLSHRMVKNFCGMLSMAGKLDFPQLSEVHNSGVRVSVRKNTEPGQPNGMVVSVATSLWLPLPSQNVFNFFRDEETRLQWDVLCNGNPVHEVTRISTGTHPGNCISIIRPFIPTENNMVMLQESYIDSLGALVIYAPVDIPALNIAVCGEDSSKIPILPSGFVISGDGHPETGPAASNGRSGGSLLTVAFQILVSSPTSSKQLNMESVATVNTLISSTVQKIKAALNCSGLD is encoded by the exons ATGGAGTTGCCAAAGGGAAATGCTGGAGTATCAGGTGATGAACAAGAACCATCGAGTTCTCGCAGGGGCAATAAGAAGTATCATCGCCATACTTCTGAACAGATACAGCGACTTGAAGA ATTATTCAAGGAGTGCGCCCACCCCGATGACAACCAGCGTCAACAGCTGAGCAGGGAGTTAGGGCTTGAGCCAAGACAGATCAAGTTCTGGTTTCAAAATAAACGAACACAGACAAAG GCTCAAAATGAGAGAGCAGACAACACTGTTCTTCGCGTAAATAATGAAAGAATTCAATGTGAAAACTTTGCATTCCGAGAGGCCCTAAAGAATGTGATTTGCCCAACTTGTGGTGGTCCACCGTTTGGTGAAGAAGAGAGGCAGCTTTGTTTGCAGAAACTTCAGCTGGAGAATGCTCAATTGAGAGAAGAG CATGATAAGGTAGCCAGCCTTCTTTCCAAGTATATTGGGAAACCAATATCACATATTGATTCGTTGGCATCCGCTGCTGGATCCTCATTTGATTTCTCATCAGGAAGTTCCATGAACCAAGGGATGGGAAGCCCTCCCCTTAGTCTCAATCCTACCAATCCTGCAGTTGCTAATAATGCTGCATTAGCTTATCAATTAAAAGAAATCCCTGAAATGGAAAAGACACACATGGCAGATACTGCTGCCAGTGCCATAGAAGAACTGCTCAAAAGTTTTGAGATCAATGAGCCCTTGTGGATCAAATCGCCGGGTGACGGGAGATATCTCCTCAACCGTGACAGCTATGATAAGATATTTCCAAGGCCGAACCACTTCAAGAGCTCCAGTGCTCGTGTCGAGTCTTCAAAAGATTCAGGAGTAGTGTCCATTAGTGCAGAGCACTTGGTTGACATTTTTTTAGACTCC AGTAAATGGGAAGATCTCTTCCCTACAATTATCACAAACGCTAAGACGATTCAAGTACTTGAAAGTGGAATGGTGGGAAACCAGAGTGGCCGCCTGCAGCTG ATGTATGAACAAATGCACATTCTCTCACCATTGGTGCTGTCGCGGGACTTCTACTTTCTTCGCCATTGTCAGCAGATTGAAATAGGCACTTGGGTGATTGTGGATGTATCGTATGATTTCCCCAAAGAGACTTCTGCATGTCAAACTCGATCATGGAGACTTCCTTCCGGATGCATGATTAAAGACATGCATAACGGATGTTCGAAA GTGACCTGGATCGAGCATGTCGAAGTAGACGACAAGACACAAACCCATCGGCTCTATAGAGATCTTATATGTAGCAATGTTGCGTATGGCGCTGAAAGATGGATTGTTACTCTTCAGAGGATGTGTGAGAGATTTGATTACTCAATGGACGAGGTTGCACCTGGTTGTGAGTTTGGAGGAG TGATTACTACGCCCCAAGGGAGGAGGAGCACAATGAAGCTTTCCCACAGGATGGTCAAGAACTTCTGTGGAATGTTGAGCATGGCAGGTAAACTTGATTTTCCTCAATTATCAGAAGTGCACAACAGCGGGGTTCGAGTCTCTGTTCGTAAAAACACAGAACCAGGACAGCCCAACGGCATGGTTGTCAGTGTTGCTACTTCTCTTTGGCTTCCTCTGCCGTCTCAGAATGTTTTCAACTTCTTCCGAGATGAGGAAACAAGACTTCAG TGGGATGTTCTCTGTAATGGAAATCCAGTGCACGAGGTGACTCGCATTTCAACTGGAACTCATCCCGGAAACTGTATATCCATCATTCGG CCTTTCATCCCTACAGAGAATAACATGGTTATGCTTCAAGAGAGCTACATAGACTCTCTGGGGGCCTTGGTTATATATGCTCCAGTTGACATACCAGCTCTCAATATAGCAGTATGTGGTGAGGATTCTTCCAAGATACCCATACTTCCATCGGGGTTCGTAATCTCTGGCGATGGCCATCCCGAAACTGGGCCTGCTGCAAGCAATGGCAGGTCAGGTGGTTCACTTCTTACAGTGGCTTTCCAGATACTGGTTTCCAGCCCCACATCTTCAAAGCAGCTCAACATGGAGTCAGTGGCAACTGTCAATACTCTTATCAGTTCCACCGTTCAAAAAATCAAGGCTGCTCTCAACTGCTCCGGCTTGGATTAA